In one window of Macaca thibetana thibetana isolate TM-01 chromosome 5, ASM2454274v1, whole genome shotgun sequence DNA:
- the OPRPN gene encoding opiorphin prepropeptide isoform X1 — translation MKLNFLLGLLALISCFTPSESQRFPRRPYLPGQVPPPLPYRPRWVLPSPPPPYGSRLNSPLFLPFVPGRVPPSSFSRFSQAVILSQLFPLEPIRQPRLFQGYPNLHFPLRPYYVGPIRVLKSPFPPIPFFLAVYLPISNPEPQINITTTDTTIITNPPTKTATTSTSTKLTMTVTSSTVPISSTPEPATSTSAAISTAPTENTTEILTNPPHTISLNATVQVTTSNQTTLSSTASKSFWQKLFAIFG, via the exons atgaaattaaatttcCTCTTGGGCCTGTTGGCTCTTATTTCATGTTTCACA CCCAGTGAGAGTCAAAGATTCCCCAGAAGACCATATCTGCCTGGCCAGGTGCCACCACCTCTACCCTACAGGCCAAGATGGGTTCTACCAAGTCCCCCACCTCCCTATGGCTCAAGACTTAATTCAccactttttcttccctttgtccCAGGGCGAGTTCCACCATCTTCTTTTTCTCGATTTAGCCAAGCAGTCATTCTATCTCAACTCTTTCCATTGGAACCTATTAGGCAACCTCGACTCTTTCAGGGTTATCCAAACCTACATTTCCCACTAAGACCTTACTATGTAGGACCTATTAGGGTATTAAAATCCCCATTTCCTCCTATTCCTTTTTTCCTTGCTGTTTACCTTCCTATCTCTAACCCTGAGCCCCAAATAAATATCACCACTACAGATACAACAATCATCACAAATCCCCCTACCAAAACAGCAACCACCAGCACTTCCACAAAACTCACAATGACGGTCACCTCCTCAACAGTACCTATCTCTTCAACACCAGAGCCTGCCACCTCCACATCAGCAGCAATCTCCACAGCACCTACTGAAAATACTACTGAAATTCTCACCAACCCTCCTCACACCATATCGCTCAATGCCACTGTCCAAGTTACGACTTCCAACCAAACTACATTAAGCAGCACAGCCTCTAAAAGTTTTTGGCAAAAACTCTTTGCCATTTTTGGTTGA
- the OPRPN gene encoding opiorphin prepropeptide isoform X2: protein MKLNFLLGLLALISCFTSLVAKREGTVDCRKRTQGSPVRVKDSPEDHICLARCHHLYPTGQDGFYQVPHLPMAQDLIHHFFFPLSQGEFHHLLFLDLAKQSFYLNSFHWNLLGNLDSFRVIQTYISH, encoded by the exons atgaaattaaatttcCTCTTGGGCCTGTTGGCTCTTATTTCATGTTTCACA TCATTGGTTGCTAAGCGTGAAGGGACAGTGGACTGCAGAAAGAGGACACAGGGCAG CCCAGTGAGAGTCAAAGATTCCCCAGAAGACCATATCTGCCTGGCCAGGTGCCACCACCTCTACCCTACAGGCCAAGATGGGTTCTACCAAGTCCCCCACCTCCCTATGGCTCAAGACTTAATTCAccactttttcttccctttgtccCAGGGCGAGTTCCACCATCTTCTTTTTCTCGATTTAGCCAAGCAGTCATTCTATCTCAACTCTTTCCATTGGAACCTATTAGGCAACCTCGACTCTTTCAGGGTTATCCAAACCTACATTTCCCACTAA